The Onychomys torridus chromosome 4, mOncTor1.1, whole genome shotgun sequence genome includes a window with the following:
- the Spef1 gene encoding sperm flagellar protein 1 → MASGVDEEALHQLYLWVDNIPLSRPKRNLSRDFSDGVLVAELIKFYFPKMVEMHNYVPANSLQQKLSNWGTLNRKVLNKLNFSVPDDVMRKIAQCSPGVVELVLIPLRQRLEERQRRQKLAAASLQELAPQDGSGYMDMGLSQKTRGDGATALGGEQSRGGRPLAPLPPGYNQALQGDPSFVLQIAEKEQELLASQETVQVLQMKVKRLEHLLQLKNVRIDDLSRRLQQAERKQR, encoded by the exons ATGGCAAGCGGCGTGGATGAGGAGGCTCTGCACCAGCTGTACCTGTGGGTAGACAACATCCCTCTGTCCCGACCCAAGAGAAACCTCTCCCGGGACTTCAGTGACGGAG TCCTGGTTGCAGAGCTGATCAAGTTTTACTTCCCCAAGATGGTGGAGATGCACAATTATGTCCCTGCCAACTCTCTCCAGCAGAAGCTCAGCAACTGGGGTACCCTGAACAG AAAGGTGCTGAACAAGCTGAACTTCTCGGTCCCCGACGATGTGATGCGGAAGATTGCGCAGTGTTCCCCCGGGGTAGTGGAGCTGGTGCTCATTCCGCTAAGGCAGCGCCTGGAGGAGCGGCAGAGGCGCCAGAAGCTGGCCGCTGCCTCCTTACAG GAGCTGGCTCCTCAGGATGGCAGTGGCTACATGGATATGG GTTTGTCCCAGAAGACTCGAGGAGACGGTGCCACAGCCCTGGGAGGAGAGCAGTCCAG AGGGGGCCGGCCGCTGGCGCCTCTACCCCCTGGGTATAACCAGGCGCTGCAGGGCGATCCGAGCTTCGTCCTTCAGATCGCTGAAAAGGAGCAGGAGCTGTTGGCCTCTCAAGAGACAGTGCAG GTCCTGCAGATGAAGGTGAAGCGTCTGGAACACCTGCTCCAACTCAAGAACGTGCGCATCGATGATCTCTCCCGGAGGCTCCAGCAAGCCGAGCGCAAGCAGCGGTGA
- the Cenpb gene encoding major centromere autoantigen B, whose product MGPKRRQLTFREKSRIIQEVEENPDLRKGEIARRFNIPPSTLSTILKNKRAILASERKYGVASTCRKTNKLSPYDKLEGLLIAWFQQIRAAGLPVKGIILKEKALRIAEELGMDDFTASNGWLDRFRRRHGVVACSGVTRSRARSSTPRAPAAPAGPAAVPSEGSGGSTPGWRTREEQPPSVAEGYASQDVFSATETSLWYDFLSDQASGLWGGDGPARQATQRLSVLLCANADGSEKLPPLVAGKSAKPRAGQGGLPCDYTANSKGGVTTQALAKYLKALDTRMAAESRRVLLLAGRLAAQSLDTSGLRHVQLAFFPPGTVHPLERGVVQQVKGHYRQAMLLKAMAALEGQDPSGLQLGLVEALHFVAAAWQAVEPSDIATCFREAGFGGGLNATITTSFKSEGEEEEEEEEEEEEEEEEGEGEEEEEEEEEEGEEEEGGEGEEVGEEEEVEEEGEVDDSDEEEEEEEEEEESSSEGLEAEDWAQGVVEASGGFGGYSVQEEAQCPTLHFLEGGEDSDSDSDEEEEDEEEDEEDEEDEDDDEDGDEVPVPSFGEAMAYFAMVKRYLTSFPIDDRVQSHILHLEHDLVHVTRKNHARQAGVRGLGHQS is encoded by the coding sequence ATGGGCCCCAAGCGGCGGCAGCTGACGTTCCGGGAGAAGTCGCGGATCAtccaggaggtggaggagaaCCCGGACCTACGCAAGGGCGAGATCGCGCGGCGCTTCAACATCCCGCCGTCCACGCTGAGCACCATCCTGAAGAACAAGCGCGCCATCCTGGCGTCGGAGCGCAAGTACGGAGTGGCCTCCACCTGCCGCAAAACCAACAAGCTGTCCCCGTACGACAAGCTGGAGGGGCTTCTCATCGCTTGGTTCCAGCAGATCCGCGCCGCGGGCCTGCCGGTCAAGGGCATCATCCTGAAAGAGAAGGCGCTACGGATAGCGGAGGAACTGGGCATGGACGACTTCACGGCTTCCAACGGCTGGCTGGATCGCTTCCGCCGGCGCCACGGTGTAGTGGCCTGCAGCGGCGTGACCCGCTCCCGGGCGCGAAGCTCTACCCCCCGGGCCCCAGCGGCACCTGCCGGCCCAGCCGCGGTGCCCTCGGAGGGCAGCGGGGGCAGTACACCAGGCTGGCGCACGCGGGAGGAGCAGCCGCCGTCGGTGGCCGAGGGCTACGCCTCGCAGGACGTGTTCAGCGCCACCGAGACCAGCCTGTGGTACGACTTTCTGTCCGACCAGGCCTCGGGGCTGTGGGGAGGTGACGGACCGGCTCGCCAGGCCACCCAGCGCCTTAGCGTTTTGCTGTGCGCCAACGCTGATGGCAGCGAGAAGCTTCCCCCGCTGGTGGCAGGCAAGTCCGCCAAGCCCCGAGCAGGCCAAGGTGGTCTGCCCTGCGACTACACTGCCAACTCTAAGGGTGGAGTCACCACCCAGGCCCTGGCTAAGTACTTGAAAGCGCTGGACACCCGAATGGCTGCAGAATCTCGTCGGGTCCTTCTGCTGGCCGGCCGTCTGGCTGCCCAGTCCTTGGACACGTCGGGCCTGCGGCACGTGCAGCTGGCCTTCTTCCCTCCTGGCACCGTGCATCCATTGGAGCGAGGAGTGGTCCAACAGGTGAAGGGCCACTACCGCCAGGCTATGTTGCTCAAGGCCATGGCGGCACTCGAGGGTCAGGATCCCTCAGGCCTGCAGCTGGGCCTAGTGGAGGCCCTACACTTTGTGGCTGCGGCCTGGCAAGCGGTGGAGCCCTCGGACATAGCAACTTGTTTTCGCGAGGCCGGTTTTGGAGGTGGCCTTAATGCCACTATTACCACTTCCTTCAAGagtgagggagaggaagaggaggaggaagaagaggaggaggaggaagaagaagaagagggtgaaggggaagaggaggaggaggaagaggaagaagaaggggaggaggaagaaggaggggaaggagaagaggtgggagaggaagaggaggtagaagagGAGGGTGAGGTCGATGACagtgatgaagaggaggaggaggaggaagaggaggaagaaagctcCTCTGAGGGTTTAGAGGCTGAAGACTGGGCCCAGGGAGTAGTGGAGGCCAGTGGTGGTTTTGGGGGTTACAGTGTCCAGGAAGAGGCCCAGTGTCCCACCCTCCATTTCCTGGAAGGTGGCGAGGACTCTGACTCAGACagtgatgaagaggaggaagatgaagaggaggatgaggaagatgaagaagatgaggatgatgatgaggatggTGATGAGGTCCCTGTACCCAGCTTTGGGGAGGCCATGGCCTACTTTGCCATGGTCAAGAGGTACCTGACCTCCTTTCCCATTGATGACCGTGTTCAGAGTCATATCCTACACTTGGAACATGATCTGGTCCATGTGACTAGGAAGAACCACGCCAGGCAGGCGGGAGTTCGGGGTCTTGGACATCAAAGCTGA